The genomic window TAATAAAGGATTAGCAACTATTCTAATTTTCCCATCATTTTTTATAAACCTTTCTAAACCTTCTCCAAGTGCTGATAAGCTTGAACTTGTAAAATACCCAACTGCTCTATCATATCTTGAACTTACATTTAAACACTTTTCATAAAAATCTATACTAAGCTTGTCTTTATTCGATCTATATTTAAATTGCAGATCTAAATCACTTAAAGAACTCATTAACTACTCCTTAATCTTAAATCTTCCCATTTCATCAATTTCAAATAATTCTGATGCTAATATTTCATAAGGTAACGATCTATTTTTTTCATTATTATATATTACACCTTGATCTAATAAGAACTTATGTATATGATCAATATGTTTTACTCCATTGTATTCATTCGTAATAATATGTTTAACCAACTCATCAAACCTTTCAATTGAAGAACTATCTTTTACTAAAATTACTCTATCTGTTCCTCCAACATAATCATTGTAAACTCTTTTTACTCTTTTATACTTATTTCCATTCACTAAGCTAGATATTAACTCTGGCTCCCAAGTAAAATCAATTCTAGGTAACTTTCTTCTTAATCTTGATATATTATTAACCACAATATATTCCTTTTCACCTATTTCTAAATCCAATAAGCTATATACATTATTAATTACATTTTCCTCTATTTCTTCTAGTTTATCTTTATAAACAATCTCTACATTTGATATTAAATAGTACTCTTTCTCTTCTATTAATTTAGTAAATACATTTCCAATACTAGCTTCTTTGTATCCAAATTCCTTTAACAGGCTCTTTATTTCTTCTTTTTTATGGACTTCTCTAAATTTACTTATGACAATATCCTCTGGTGACCTTACCTGACTATCCTCATAGTACAGTAAATTAGTATGTCCTTTTAAATACGGATCTAAAATTTTAATAATAGCCGCAATCCCTTCCCCAGATTTAATATGAAAGTATTTAAAGAAAGTATATAGTTCTGTATCAGTCATAGACTTAGAATAAATAAGTTGTGTAGATACAACTCCATATTTACTTAATGATTCACTTACCATATATTTAAACTTTGATTTTATATTTTCACTTAATAGTTCATTTGATATTAATGTAATATAATTTCCAATCTTAATAATTTCATTACTTTTTGAAATGGTATCTTCTAACTTAAATAGTTCCCATCTAAGTTCACTTAAAACTTCATTTTTCAATACTGCTCCACCATTTTCACTAATGTACTCTTTGACAATATCTTCCCTACTTTTACTCATAATATCCTTGTTAGCATTATAAGTTATAGACATAGTATTTCCCTTACCTGTACTATATTTATCACTAAAGAAATATTTTATTATGGAGTAAAAATAATACTTGTTGTGGATACCTACATTAGATAATTCACTTTCATGATATTTTATAACATCTTGAGCTGTAGTAATTTCAACCAATTTCAATGTATCTTCCAAGACCTTATCTGCTACCTGCTTTGTTTCATCGTGAACATTCCATTTTGTTATATGAATATATTCTCTCTTATCTATACAAATCATATTAGGATTTTCCATTATCCTAGCTTCAACAGTTCTTATACTCTTATCTGAAATATCCTCTTCAAAAATCTCAATATATTTCCTCTTTAATAGATCTAATCCCTCATCATCTATTCTTATCGAATTTTCAATATATCTATTAGCAATCCACTCATATCCTTTTTGTAGGGAAAGTGTATTTTTAGAGTATAATTTACCATACTTTCTATATCCTAATTTAATTAAGTGTTTTTCTATTTTGTATTTTTCTAAATCCTTAAAACCTACTATTTCATATATCTCATTTAATCCCTCTATAACATCGTCTATAATAAACTCTTCATCTAAATACTCTACGATCTCATTATTTAATTCTTCAATATATCCATCATCATTTAAAGTGAGTATTTCCATATATTTAAAAATTAAATCTTCCCTTAATTCTAAGAAAATTTTAATTCCGGATCTATTTTCTTCATTAACAAAATTAAGTATTTCGCTAATTCCAATAAACTTAGAATTAATAAACTCTAATTTAAGACTACTTATAATATCATAGTTATTATACATTCTCATTAAATTTTCATTTGCCTTAATGATTTTTTGTCTTATTCTTTCCCTTGTTAAATTATATTCCTTACCTATTTCCTCAAGGGTATTTCCTAATAAATACCTTTGTTTTAATATTTTTTTATCGTCATCCTTAAGACTATTAACAGAAGTCTCTATTATACTATCTATATCCATTAAGTTATTAATTTTCCATATAACATCTACAACTTCTTTTTTATATTCTTTATCTAAGCTATAATCACCTAACCTTGTATTTTGAATTTCTTCAAACGTTTTCTCTCCAATACCATTTAAATTTAAATCTATCTCTAGCAATAATGCTATATCTTTAATCTTTTTAAATTTTATTTTTTTAAACCAATATTCATTAATTTTAATGATAAAATCCGCTAAAAGGTTATTTAGTGATTTAGTATCATCTATTAGTCCATCTAATTCACTAAATAACCTTTTACATTTTGTAGCTCCCATCTTAGGTATTCTTATAAAACCAGTCTCTATCTCTTCTAATATATCCTTTAACTTCTCCTTATTATTCTGATAACAATAAGTCAAGAATGTTCTTTGATTAAATATATCTTCAATCTTTTCATTTAATAGGTTCAACTCTTTAATTTCCTCTAAATATTTTTCATATTTTGTTTCAATTCCATCATCATATTTTCCCCCTATTTTAGATTCAATTGCTAGTATAATCTCTTCAATATTTTCTAATTTTTCTTTAACTAAATCAAACTTCTTTTTACCTATACCTTTAAACTTCGAAAAATTGTAAAGAGATTTCCCATCTAAATCATTAATTAGTAGAATATCATTCTTCATGCAATAATCTATAAACATTCTCTCATTTGATTCAAAAAAAATTTCCTTTACTTCCTTATACTTAATATCTTCTGGAATTGAAGTAACTATATTATTTAATTCTTCTATAATTAGATATTCATTATCTGTTTCTTTATCCTCCTGCCCTTCATTTATCGTATTCCATTTTTTATTTACTTTGTCAATATATTTTCTTTCAAAAGTTTCTTTTTTAAATATTTTAAATCCAACTTTAATAAATTCTTCTTTCAATTTTTCAATATCTACATTTCTATCAATAACTTTGAAGGCCTCGATAAACATGAAGTTAAAGAATTTATCGTTATCTACTTTATACTTGTTAAGAAAATCTCCAAAATTATATTCCTCAAAATTAATTTCTAATGATCTAAATTCATTTTCGCTTTTAAAAATGAATTCATTTGATTCAATAGTAATATTTTTTAATATATTTTGTTCTTTCTCTAAATGAAAATTTCCACCTCTTAAAAGTATTTCATTTATTAGCTTAAAAAAAGCATATCTATCACGCCTGTAAATACCTCTAATGTGATCTATATCTACTTTACTGTCTTTATTAATTTTAATTAGTTCTAAATAATCCTTACTTGCATTCTCTGTTATATTATACCCATACCCTAGTTCAATATATTCTTTCATTAATCCACTCCATTTTTTATTAACTATTCGTTTTATTTCTTATATTGTAACGCTCTTCACTACGTTTTACAACGCCTGTCTGCTGTGCAATATAATCTACAAAACGTTCAATATCTATGTATTTTATAATATTATGAAATTCTATCAAGTCACTAATTAACCAATCAGTATCTATTACATTCTCAGTAATTTTTTTAATTATTTTTTCAATTGCTTATCCACATGCCATATCATATTCAGAATAAAACTTAATTTCGCTCATAATAATATCCTCCATTAATTATTTTGCAAAAATATAATTTATCACCTGAATTTCCTATATTTTAATATTGTGTAGTCTTTTAAATATTATCTATTTTATAAATTCTTGTTTACATTTGATTTGAAATATTGAATTTTATCTGCTTTGCATACTCTTTATTATAACATGTTTTGTAAATAGCTTACTGCTTACGACATGGTATTTGCACCTATAAAAATAACCTTAGGCTAGTTATATAAATGCCTAAGGTTAAAGGAAATACACTACTCACATTCCTTTGTAGATGTAAGTTCAGCTACCCAAATCATAGATTTTTAGACTTAGCTGAAACTCGACTCGCATCGGCTCACTGAGTAAGTTCTACCAACCCAATCATAGATTTGGGGTATCACTTATGGTACGGTTCTCCGTATCAGTATAAAGTGAGGTTTCTTTATATTCATCTATTAATTAAACTGGAATTTGTCAATCCGTTCCTTTAGTTTTTTTATCAACATCATTTATTCCAAATAAAGCTAATATCAAAGATACAATAATAATAGAAATATCTGTTGCCGAAACAGACTGCATAAAATAATCGACAACACGCAGACCATAAAATGTAGCAAACGTATCTAAGATAATATAAAACAGTATAGCCATTTGTTTTGGCAATTTCCCAAAAGATAGAACTACTTTAGGCAATACCTCAGCTATCAGACTAAAAGGATAAGAAATAATTGTTGCAATTACAAAAAACAGAATAATACTCCCTATTGACTCATATTCAAACCCAAATATTTTCATTATCGCTCCACCTAATAAGGCAATAATAGATAATACGCCAACAAACAATAATCCACATAAGAGAAAAGTTATTAACTTTTCTTTATGTCTGTTCCAAATCTCTTTCAATTATTTCACTCCCCAAATTCTAATTTACCTAATAAATATAAATATTTCTACATGATAAAATTATACTATTTATCTATACCAACCTCAATATTTTATATTTTCATTGCTATTATTCTCTATATAGCAATATCTAAATTCAATACACTCATTCCAATATTTCTTTACTTATATAGTCAACCAAGCTATCATTTATTTTTAGTTTTATTGAATCTATTTCTCTTGTTTCATTTATAGTTATCTCTGATATTATCATATGAAGCAATTTCTTCTGTTGCTCTCTAGTTGCACTTTCTGTTAGAACTTTACTGAAATTCTCTAAGCTTATACTGTTTATTAATTTTCCTACACTACCTATTTCTTCTGTTGCTATACTCTTGTATTTATCTAATACCTTCTTAATTTCTCTTATTATATATTGCTGAATTATTAAAGAAACTTCTTCATTAACTGCAATGAACACATTATCTTTATTAAACATTTATACTCCCTCTTTCTATACTTTTATTTAAATGTAAAAAAGTCTTAATCACTATACTTGTAGCAATTAAGACTTTTAGATTTGGTTTATTTCTTGCTTTAACATTTCAATGAATTCTTCTGAAAATACTTTCTCTCTTATTGACTCTTTTATTAGCTCTATTAGTTCTAGCTCTGTTACATCAAGACTTCTTGGAATGTATGTTTCATCACCTCTTCTAGTTGCCTTGTAGACACAGAATCTTACTTCATCCCTCTTTAGTTCTTTGATGTAGATTTTCTCTATTGAGTATGTATACTCTCCCTCTCCAACTTTTCCTTGGCTTATTATCTTACAATACTTAGTTTCTTTGATTACCTTCTCTTCATTCTTCTTACTCATGTTATTCAATCTCCCTATCTTATTCTATTAGGAATTTAGAAAGTTCTTCTGTTGTTACTACTACTATCGCATAATCACTTGAAAGTAAAAATAGTGAAGAAGTCCAATCAACTCCTTCACTAGATTTAATTACATCCGTATATTCTTGTATTAAACCTTGTAATTTATTTTGTTTTAGAAATTCGATATCTACGATATTTTCTGCTATAACTATATATCCACCTAAGTCAGCTTCTATATCTCTATCAGCTCCATATGCTTCGCTTAATATGGATATCGTTCCTCTAATATTTTCAATAACCTCTAATGGTATATTATTTAATTCAACTAATTGACTTTCCTTATAAACTTTTTTCATTATACTTTTCTCCCTTCTAAATATAAAAAACCCTTACCTGTATATCTAAATACAAGTAAGAGCTTTACTAAACTAAACTTTTATAAAATTCTATTGTTGGCTTATCATTATTTATTAATAGATTTAACTTTTCATATGTTGAATCATAGAAGTTATTATCTTTAGCATATTTAATTACTTCATCATAAGATAATTCAAAAATATTATCTGTTATACTATAGTAGAAATCATCATTCATTACACCAAAGAAATACTTAACCGCATTTTCGTAAGTCATTCTTGGTATATCTTCTAAATCACAATTCTCATCTGTATAACAACCATTTCTATCATTCCATTGAAGAAATTCTATTATTTTAGTTCTATTATTATCCATGATAACATATACCTCCTAAACCTAATATTAACATTATAATATATATTTACCATTCTTTTAAAATACACAAACATCTAATTTAATTCTTTTAAAGGTACTACTATAATACTATTTAATACCATATCTATTCTCCTAATGCTATAAGATTTAATATAATTATATACTACTTTTCTAT from Clostridium septicum includes these protein-coding regions:
- a CDS encoding regulatory YrvL family protein; this translates as MKEIWNRHKEKLITFLLCGLLFVGVLSIIALLGGAIMKIFGFEYESIGSIILFFVIATIISYPFSLIAEVLPKVVLSFGKLPKQMAILFYIILDTFATFYGLRVVDYFMQSVSATDISIIIVSLILALFGINDVDKKTKGTD
- a CDS encoding sigma factor-like helix-turn-helix DNA-binding protein: MKEYIELGYGYNITENASKDYLELIKINKDSKVDIDHIRGIYRRDRYAFFKLINEILLRGGNFHLEKEQNILKNITIESNEFIFKSENEFRSLEINFEEYNFGDFLNKYKVDNDKFFNFMFIEAFKVIDRNVDIEKLKEEFIKVGFKIFKKETFERKYIDKVNKKWNTINEGQEDKETDNEYLIIEELNNIVTSIPEDIKYKEVKEIFFESNERMFIDYCMKNDILLINDLDGKSLYNFSKFKGIGKKKFDLVKEKLENIEEIILAIESKIGGKYDDGIETKYEKYLEEIKELNLLNEKIEDIFNQRTFLTYCYQNNKEKLKDILEEIETGFIRIPKMGATKCKRLFSELDGLIDDTKSLNNLLADFIIKINEYWFKKIKFKKIKDIALLLEIDLNLNGIGEKTFEEIQNTRLGDYSLDKEYKKEVVDVIWKINNLMDIDSIIETSVNSLKDDDKKILKQRYLLGNTLEEIGKEYNLTRERIRQKIIKANENLMRMYNNYDIISSLKLEFINSKFIGISEILNFVNEENRSGIKIFLELREDLIFKYMEILTLNDDGYIEELNNEIVEYLDEEFIIDDVIEGLNEIYEIVGFKDLEKYKIEKHLIKLGYRKYGKLYSKNTLSLQKGYEWIANRYIENSIRIDDEGLDLLKRKYIEIFEEDISDKSIRTVEARIMENPNMICIDKREYIHITKWNVHDETKQVADKVLEDTLKLVEITTAQDVIKYHESELSNVGIHNKYYFYSIIKYFFSDKYSTGKGNTMSITYNANKDIMSKSREDIVKEYISENGGAVLKNEVLSELRWELFKLEDTISKSNEIIKIGNYITLISNELLSENIKSKFKYMVSESLSKYGVVSTQLIYSKSMTDTELYTFFKYFHIKSGEGIAAIIKILDPYLKGHTNLLYYEDSQVRSPEDIVISKFREVHKKEEIKSLLKEFGYKEASIGNVFTKLIEEKEYYLISNVEIVYKDKLEEIEENVINNVYSLLDLEIGEKEYIVVNNISRLRRKLPRIDFTWEPELISSLVNGNKYKRVKRVYNDYVGGTDRVILVKDSSSIERFDELVKHIITNEYNGVKHIDHIHKFLLDQGVIYNNEKNRSLPYEILASELFEIDEMGRFKIKE